From the genome of Triticum aestivum cultivar Chinese Spring chromosome 3B, IWGSC CS RefSeq v2.1, whole genome shotgun sequence, one region includes:
- the LOC123071727 gene encoding uncharacterized protein yields MGTGGAQEVTSSMALRSGMTLCDDNPLEEKGRGMGSGGAQAVSSSMTLRRRSRDDPNEEKRSGVERGGAQAVVSSTAPRSIVALGADGRPLDGVVRAELLWKLKHGDGSIYRSDGYWAKVYRLYDTSETCLEPMMMTVPYDSCMPNWRVCGRHSYCAMMQIFSLKLANTSYVGDPVELYGYVAVRDLLNPMRNYVFNRTRDDPFIVGHDGLIQMSGPKRGIRMEATVLIEFDLKIKTGGEECGDLELIDGVAQFSDRGTGHARVITRRLDGDCGSVDITFALLEQASEATIQVGISEIQQDSCLSLCLVGSYTSPSYAARGKIQLFDGVIAAETSELTRAVVAVAQDAKLVVTLKLSQKGGPDIYRCDVFRVEKHGTQSRPFYFGLAKVEVMVTWSTMDIPYNLLGPNCFRYEFQASDGIEFDD; encoded by the exons ATGGGGACCGGCGGCGCCCAAGAGGTCACGTCGTCGATGGCTCTGAGGAGCGGAATGACCTTGTGCGACGACAACCCCCTCGAAGAGAAGGGAAGAGGGATGGGGAGCGGTGGCGCACAAGCCGTCTCATCGTCGATGACTCTGCGCCGGCGGAGCCGCGACGATCCAAACGAAGAGAAAAGAAGTGGGGTTGAGAGAGGCGGAGCACAAGCGGTTGTATCGTCGACGGCTCCCCGGAGCATAGTGGCCTTGGGCGCCGACGGGCGTCCCCTCGACGGCGTCGTGCGTGCTGAACTGCTTTGGAAATTGAAGCATGGCGATGGATCCATCTACAGAAGCGACGGTTATTGGGCTAAAGTTTACCGTCTCTATGATACCAGCGAGA CTTGTCTGGAGCCAATGATGATGACTGTGCCTTATGACAGTTGCATGCCTAACTGGAGGGTCTGTGGAAGGCATTCATATTGCGCCATGATGCAGATATTCTCGCTGAAGCTAGCTAACACATCGTATGTTGGTGACCCAGTTGAGTTGTATGGCTACGTGGCTGTCAGAGATCTGTTGAACCCTATGCGCAACTATGTCTTCAACCGTACAAGAGATGATCCTTTCATTGTGGGGCATGATGGCCTCATACAGATGTCTGGTCCTAAGAGAGGCATCAGAATGGAAGCTACTGTGCTAATCGAGTTTGACCTGAAGATTAAGACAGGAGGAGAAGAATGTGGTGATCTAGAGCTCATTGATGGTGTTGCCCAATTCAGCGACAGAGGCACAGGCCACGCTAGGGTAATCACACGACGATTGGATGGTGATTGTGGCTCAGTGGACATAACGTTTGCACTTCTGGAACAAGCCTCGGAGGCCACTATACAGGTTGGGATATCAGAAATTCAGCAGGACAGTTGCTTAAGCCTGTGTTTGGTAGGGTCTTACACTAGCCCATCTTATGCTGCACGTGGCAAAATCCAGCTGTTTGATGGGGTTATCGCTGCCGAGACATCTGAGCTAACCAGGGCCGTGGTTGCTGTGGCGCAAGATGCAAAGTTGGTTGTAACATTGAAGCTCAGTCAGAAGGGTGGGCCGGACATCTATCGATGCGATGTTTTCCGGGTTGAAAAACATGGAACTCAGAGCCGGCCTTTCTATTTTGGTTTGGCCAAAGTGGAGGTGATGGTAACTTGGTCAACTATGGATATTCCCTACAATCTTCTTGGGCCTAATTGCTTTAGGTACGAGTTCCAGGCATCTGATGGCATTGAGTTTGACGATTGA